The Mycobacterium sp. 3519A genome contains a region encoding:
- a CDS encoding DUF3427 domain-containing protein codes for MELGVYESLLTQKLSRTLTEVGGIHPEYQSVDDAEQPIAVARHLAPIIERSMRLARTADDRAELTRRILAVLPDIDNDDEALDSYEPGKMTRLEEVRRAGELGTSRLPRPATPFSDAALMTNARNEPTLAAELRAEMGSADEVDLLCAFVKWQGLRLLEGQLEELHRRGIPLRVITTHYLGATDARALDAFVNEFGADVRVNYETDRTRLHAKAWLLRRKTGFHTAYVGSSNLSHAALVDGLEWNVRLSAISTPHLLEKFRATFDSYWENREFEPYDPSRDGERLRAALQTASGNRTSDCVTITLSGLEVHPKPYQAEMLEQLDAERTIHDRHRNLVVAATGTGKTVVAALDYRSLTRDVHNRDLKLLFVAHRKEILQQSRRMYQEVLTDATFGEMLIDGREPVHWRHVFASIQSLSARRLAEIEPKHFDVVVIDEFHHAEAASYRRLLDHVQPVELLGLTATPERADGVDVREFFGGRVAAELRLWEALEQNLLCPFHYFGIHDGTDLESVQWRRGGYDLSALSQVYTGNDARTRIVLKSLRDKLSDVEQMRAFGFCVSVEHARYMAHRFEEAGIRARAVSAETSAPDRRDALNALRNREINVLFAVDLFNEGLDIPEVDTVLFLRPTESATVFLQQLGRGLRLTTGKTVLTALDFVGHQRREFRFDQRFRAMTGVGGKALQHQVEEGFPFLPSGSQIVLDRVAQDLVLQNIRQQVAPRWAALISEVRAHPDDQLASYLETSGRNLEDILRNNRSWTTLCREAGKPRSEPGPRENALAKRVRALAHVDDPTRWRAYRALLDGDLDPRTEAEKRLARMLFYSIFPDAGGFDDLYDGLEAIRHEAVAEEMRQVMDIAFDSARRTTFGLGQYVPALADVPLELHASYSREELLSALDFVSLRRTPSTMREGVAWCDDVQADAFLITLKKSDRDYSPTTMYRDFAISPELFHWESQSTTSSASPTGQRYINHRQNGSHILLFVRAAKTNALGTCPYVFLGPASYVSHEGEKPMAVTWRLHKPMPTEVYQASTVAVA; via the coding sequence ATGGAGTTAGGGGTGTACGAGTCGCTGTTGACCCAGAAGCTTTCTAGGACTCTGACCGAAGTCGGTGGAATCCATCCGGAGTACCAGAGCGTCGACGATGCCGAGCAGCCGATCGCAGTCGCGCGGCATCTCGCTCCGATCATCGAACGCTCGATGCGGCTGGCGCGAACCGCTGATGACAGAGCAGAGCTGACCCGGCGGATTCTCGCCGTCCTGCCAGACATCGACAACGACGACGAGGCACTGGACTCGTACGAACCGGGCAAGATGACTCGCCTCGAGGAAGTACGGAGGGCCGGGGAGCTCGGCACGTCCCGGCTGCCTCGGCCGGCCACGCCCTTCTCTGATGCGGCGCTGATGACGAACGCCCGCAATGAGCCGACTCTGGCAGCCGAGCTGCGCGCCGAGATGGGCAGTGCCGACGAAGTGGATCTCCTCTGCGCTTTCGTTAAGTGGCAAGGACTTCGCCTCCTCGAAGGCCAACTCGAGGAGTTACATCGACGCGGCATCCCGCTGCGTGTGATTACAACCCACTATCTAGGTGCTACAGACGCACGTGCTCTTGACGCTTTTGTTAATGAGTTCGGTGCCGACGTCAGGGTCAACTATGAGACCGATCGCACGCGTCTACACGCCAAAGCATGGCTTCTGCGCCGCAAGACCGGTTTTCACACTGCATACGTAGGTTCCAGCAACCTCTCCCACGCCGCGCTCGTAGACGGCCTTGAATGGAACGTGCGCCTCTCGGCAATCTCCACTCCGCATTTACTCGAGAAGTTCCGCGCGACGTTCGATTCCTATTGGGAGAATCGCGAATTCGAGCCCTACGATCCCAGCCGAGATGGCGAGCGGCTGCGTGCGGCGCTTCAAACTGCCTCGGGCAATCGCACCAGCGACTGCGTGACGATCACACTCTCTGGCTTGGAGGTACATCCAAAGCCGTACCAGGCAGAGATGCTTGAACAGCTCGATGCCGAGCGCACGATCCATGATCGGCATCGAAACCTTGTTGTCGCTGCGACGGGAACGGGTAAGACGGTGGTCGCGGCGCTCGACTACCGAAGTCTTACGCGGGATGTGCACAACCGCGACCTCAAGTTGCTATTTGTCGCTCACCGCAAGGAGATACTTCAACAATCGCGGCGTATGTATCAAGAGGTGCTCACCGACGCGACTTTCGGTGAGATGTTGATCGACGGACGGGAACCAGTCCACTGGCGCCACGTCTTCGCCAGTATTCAGTCCTTGTCCGCACGCCGACTCGCAGAGATTGAGCCGAAGCACTTCGATGTCGTCGTGATCGACGAATTTCATCACGCGGAGGCAGCGTCGTATCGGCGACTGCTCGATCACGTGCAGCCCGTCGAACTCCTCGGGCTGACCGCAACACCCGAACGTGCTGACGGCGTTGATGTTCGAGAGTTCTTTGGCGGGCGTGTCGCCGCAGAGCTGCGCCTGTGGGAGGCACTGGAGCAGAATTTACTCTGCCCATTTCACTACTTCGGCATTCACGATGGCACAGATCTCGAGTCGGTTCAGTGGAGGCGCGGTGGGTACGATCTCTCAGCGCTCAGCCAGGTCTACACCGGAAACGATGCGCGCACGCGGATAGTGCTGAAGAGCCTGAGGGACAAGTTGTCTGACGTCGAACAGATGCGAGCCTTTGGCTTCTGCGTAAGCGTCGAACACGCAAGGTATATGGCGCACCGGTTCGAAGAGGCCGGTATTCGCGCTCGCGCGGTCTCAGCCGAGACGTCGGCCCCCGACCGTCGCGACGCTTTGAACGCCTTGAGAAATCGTGAGATCAATGTTCTATTCGCTGTCGATCTCTTCAATGAAGGCCTCGATATCCCGGAGGTGGACACAGTTCTGTTTCTGCGTCCAACCGAAAGCGCGACCGTATTCCTCCAACAGTTGGGTCGCGGACTTCGACTCACCACAGGCAAGACTGTGTTAACGGCCCTCGATTTCGTCGGCCATCAGCGCCGCGAGTTCCGCTTCGATCAGCGATTTCGCGCGATGACCGGTGTAGGCGGAAAGGCGTTGCAGCACCAAGTTGAAGAAGGCTTTCCGTTCCTGCCCTCGGGCAGCCAGATTGTCCTCGACCGGGTTGCGCAAGATCTGGTGCTGCAGAACATTCGACAACAAGTTGCACCGAGGTGGGCGGCGCTCATATCAGAGGTCCGTGCGCATCCGGACGACCAACTGGCGTCCTACCTCGAGACCTCCGGGCGCAACCTAGAGGACATCCTGCGCAATAACCGATCGTGGACGACGTTGTGTCGCGAAGCGGGGAAACCCCGCAGCGAACCTGGACCGCGTGAAAACGCATTGGCGAAGCGGGTTCGTGCGTTGGCACACGTCGATGATCCAACGCGTTGGAGGGCTTACCGCGCGCTCCTGGACGGCGATCTAGACCCCCGCACTGAGGCCGAGAAGAGGCTGGCGAGGATGCTGTTTTACTCGATCTTTCCTGACGCAGGTGGATTCGACGATCTCTATGACGGATTGGAAGCCATCCGACATGAAGCGGTCGCTGAAGAAATGCGTCAGGTGATGGATATTGCGTTCGATAGCGCGAGGCGCACAACGTTCGGCTTGGGACAGTACGTCCCGGCACTTGCAGATGTGCCGCTGGAGCTCCACGCGAGTTACTCCCGCGAGGAGCTGCTTTCGGCACTTGACTTCGTCTCCTTGAGGCGCACGCCGAGCACTATGCGAGAGGGTGTCGCGTGGTGTGACGACGTTCAAGCTGATGCCTTCCTCATCACATTGAAGAAGTCCGATCGTGACTACTCACCCACCACGATGTACCGCGACTTCGCGATAAGTCCCGAACTGTTTCATTGGGAATCGCAGTCAACCACGTCGTCAGCGTCACCTACCGGGCAGCGTTACATCAATCATCGTCAGAACGGTTCGCACATACTGCTTTTCGTACGGGCCGCGAAGACGAATGCACTTGGCACGTGTCCGTACGTGTTTCTTGGACCCGCCTCCTATGTTTCACACGAAGGTGAGAAGCCGATGGCAGTTACATGGCGGCTGCACAAGCCCATGCCAACAGAGGTGTACCAGGCATCGACGGTGGCGGTTGCGTGA
- a CDS encoding DUF6884 domain-containing protein, whose product MSEDANADILLITCVKSKGARPCAAKDLYTSALFKKQRAYAEKAGVPWFILSAEHGLVAPDEWLAPYERYLADTPASYRAAWGSWIAARLELLAGPLQDKVVEIHAGATYIDAVRPELEKLGARLVDPLRGLQMGHRLAWYGDIAIEPASQVDAVDTCVQVLRDPSKALSPEEFTAAGRPASDKPGLYSWWVDHSGADALTRGLGLEVQPGLIYAGLAGATRWPSGMRSNNTLWLRVMTMHLGGNHEFSTFRRTLGAILAHAQGSTHVDEDALTQWMHAHLRLVIVPYDDRDVLGRLERDVLLELDPPLNLQGMPSTPVRLRLKELRRAITT is encoded by the coding sequence GTGAGCGAAGACGCCAATGCGGACATCCTCTTGATCACCTGCGTCAAGTCGAAGGGAGCTCGACCATGCGCGGCGAAGGATCTCTACACGTCGGCACTCTTCAAAAAGCAGCGCGCGTACGCGGAGAAGGCCGGCGTTCCGTGGTTCATCCTTTCGGCAGAGCACGGTCTAGTCGCGCCGGACGAATGGCTGGCGCCCTACGAGCGCTACCTAGCCGATACTCCGGCTTCGTACCGAGCAGCATGGGGTTCCTGGATCGCTGCCAGGCTGGAGTTGCTTGCTGGTCCCTTGCAAGACAAGGTCGTTGAGATCCACGCCGGGGCAACGTATATCGATGCGGTTCGGCCTGAACTGGAGAAATTAGGAGCCCGGCTGGTCGATCCATTACGAGGCCTGCAGATGGGACATCGCCTGGCCTGGTACGGCGACATCGCTATCGAACCAGCTTCGCAAGTCGACGCGGTTGATACGTGCGTGCAGGTGCTGCGTGACCCGTCCAAGGCCCTTTCACCAGAGGAGTTCACTGCCGCTGGCCGACCTGCATCTGATAAGCCCGGCTTATACAGCTGGTGGGTTGATCACAGCGGTGCGGACGCTCTGACTCGTGGCCTTGGATTAGAGGTCCAGCCCGGTCTGATCTACGCGGGTCTAGCTGGTGCCACGCGCTGGCCGAGCGGCATGCGATCAAACAACACGCTGTGGTTGCGCGTCATGACTATGCACCTCGGTGGGAATCACGAATTCTCAACGTTCCGTCGAACGCTCGGCGCAATCCTGGCCCACGCTCAAGGCTCGACGCATGTCGATGAGGATGCGCTTACGCAGTGGATGCACGCCCATCTACGGCTCGTAATTGTCCCTTACGACGACAGAGATGTGCTGGGGCGGCTCGAGCGCGATGTGCTGCTCGAACTTGACCCGCCACTGAATCTCCAGGGGATGCCTTCGACGCCTGTACGCCTGCGACTCAAGGAACTACGGCGAGCCATCACAACTTAG
- a CDS encoding HNH endonuclease: protein MGSEALDPLLLGQRVVAILETGLRTATYKLATLMALIEHCIEHLPQRPEDPLPVLLPELAHRVLEVYWRQVRPFDGHELRQSTQPRARILIATNALRVASGRAARSVDSAQVRAPAAYLSAVDEVVLCLAQQPLYRLQKLPGSSTSDSFLYDDSFLHDHVSQSTLRAHGDAIELKPGVAHGLARLAGLLKPALEIMWVEDVRRMNKFLDAEVPDVAGHLFGRERTALTAVREPFKEEFGPYCFYCGTHLPANNPIDHVLPWSLVGIDGLSNLVLACARCNGDKSGALPAVRFVDQVLHRDQEALEQLASSLQWPTQHDRVAAAARGIYRGQPAGVPTWSGYRQTERLDVSFPPSWF from the coding sequence ATGGGCAGTGAAGCCCTCGACCCTCTACTGCTCGGGCAGCGAGTCGTAGCGATTCTCGAGACCGGCCTTCGGACGGCGACGTACAAGCTGGCGACTCTGATGGCTCTCATCGAGCACTGCATCGAGCACCTCCCCCAGCGACCCGAGGACCCGCTGCCGGTGCTCCTGCCCGAGCTCGCGCATCGGGTGCTGGAGGTCTATTGGCGCCAAGTTCGCCCCTTCGATGGCCACGAGCTACGGCAATCGACGCAGCCGCGGGCACGAATCCTCATCGCCACGAACGCATTGCGAGTGGCCTCGGGCCGAGCCGCCAGATCCGTCGATTCCGCGCAGGTGCGTGCACCTGCGGCATATCTGAGCGCGGTCGACGAGGTGGTACTTTGCCTGGCCCAACAACCGTTGTATCGGCTGCAAAAGCTGCCCGGCTCCTCGACCAGCGATTCGTTCTTGTACGACGACTCGTTTCTCCACGACCATGTTTCGCAATCAACACTTCGTGCGCACGGAGATGCCATCGAACTCAAGCCTGGAGTCGCCCATGGTCTGGCACGCCTCGCCGGTCTCCTGAAGCCTGCGCTGGAGATCATGTGGGTCGAAGACGTTCGCCGCATGAACAAGTTCCTCGATGCCGAGGTACCCGATGTGGCTGGGCACCTGTTCGGTCGGGAGCGCACGGCGCTGACGGCAGTACGCGAGCCGTTCAAGGAAGAATTTGGGCCGTATTGCTTTTACTGCGGTACTCATCTGCCGGCGAACAACCCGATCGATCACGTGCTGCCGTGGTCGCTGGTGGGCATCGACGGACTGTCGAATCTGGTGCTCGCATGCGCACGGTGCAACGGCGACAAGAGCGGCGCATTGCCTGCGGTGCGATTCGTTGATCAAGTGCTGCACCGTGATCAAGAAGCCTTGGAGCAGCTGGCATCGTCCTTGCAGTGGCCGACGCAGCACGACCGGGTAGCCGCAGCCGCACGCGGTATCTACCGCGGTCAGCCGGCCGGCGTGCCGACGTGGTCAGGCTATAGGCAGACCGAGCGTCTCGACGTCAGCTTTCCGCCGTCCTGGTTCTAA